A stretch of the Sphingobacterium thalpophilum genome encodes the following:
- a CDS encoding response regulator transcription factor yields the protein MIKILLVEDHMVVRNGIKLLLESQDDFEVVGEASNGREALNFLYTHTSPDIVLTDISMEEMDGMELLQQLKEAYPDVKVVILSMLNQINYVIEAFEYGLAGYLVKNVGYNELLFALKHIATGGRYMSEEISMLLLEQVRSGQTYIQSSTVLQMDFDISERELEVLKLIAEGYTNIEIADKIFLSKRTVEGHRQNLIEKAGVKNTAHLVKFAFEHGILN from the coding sequence ATGATAAAAATCTTATTGGTGGAGGACCACATGGTGGTACGTAACGGCATTAAGTTACTACTGGAATCGCAAGACGACTTTGAAGTAGTAGGAGAAGCGTCAAATGGTCGTGAAGCACTGAACTTCTTGTATACCCATACTTCTCCCGATATCGTTTTAACAGATATCAGTATGGAGGAGATGGACGGCATGGAACTTTTGCAGCAGTTGAAAGAGGCTTATCCGGATGTCAAAGTCGTTATCCTATCTATGTTAAACCAAATTAACTATGTGATCGAGGCGTTTGAATATGGCCTTGCGGGATATTTGGTCAAGAATGTCGGTTATAACGAGCTACTATTTGCTTTGAAGCACATTGCCACCGGAGGGCGTTATATGAGTGAGGAGATTTCGATGTTGTTGCTAGAACAAGTGCGTTCAGGGCAAACGTATATACAATCATCTACGGTTTTACAAATGGACTTCGATATTTCCGAACGTGAACTGGAAGTTCTGAAATTAATTGCCGAAGGATACACGAATATAGAGATCGCCGATAAAATATTTTTGAGCAAGCGCACCGTCGAAGGACATCGCCAGAATTTAATAGAAAAGGCTGGGGTGAAGAATACAGCACATTTGGTAAAATTTGCTTTTGAACACGGCATTTTAAATTAA